One part of the Humulus lupulus chromosome 9, drHumLupu1.1, whole genome shotgun sequence genome encodes these proteins:
- the LOC133800536 gene encoding protein CUP-SHAPED COTYLEDON 2: MEIFSYNHSLDNGDSHLPPGFRFHPTDEELITYYLLKKVLDSNFTGRAIAEVDLNKCEPWELPEKAKMGEKEWYFFSLRDRKYPTGLRTNRATEAGYWKATGKDREIFSSKTCSLVGMKKTLVFYRGRAPKGEKSNWVMHEYRLEGKFAYHYLSRSSKDEWVISRVFQKSGAGATTGSGSRVVIGSKKTRMSSSTSMSLYQEPSSPSSVSLPPLLDSSSPFPPSNTVTTTITDRDGCSYDGQIPREHVSCFSTFAAGTAGSNNGSSFNNCFDQLTHHQTLQTPPLFPRNASVACDGGGVSAFPSLRSLQENLQLPFLFPAPAPVQPPYFHGGGPVSEFSGCNSTGNWPAVVNDDVKTVGGTELDCMWSY; this comes from the exons atgGAGATATTTTCTTATAATCACAGTCTTGACAATGGCGATTCTCACTTGCCTCCTGGCTTTCGGTTCCACCCAACAGACGAAGAACTCATCACTTACTACCTTCTCAAGAAGGTTCTCGACAGTAACTTCACTGGTCGAGCCATTGCTGAGGTTGACCTCAACAAGTGCGAGCCGTGGGAGCTTCCTG AGAAGGCGAAAATGGGAGAGAAAGAGTGGTACTTTTTCAGCCTAAGAGACCGGAAATACCCCACTGGGCTGAGAACTAATCGAGCTACCGAAGCTGGGTACTGGAAAGCTACTGGGAAAGATAGAGAGATATTTAGTTCGAAGACTTGTTCGCTCGTTGGGATGAAGAAGACTCTGGTCTTTTACCGAGGGAGAGCTCCTAAAGGAGAGAAGAGCAACTGGGTTATGCATGAGTATCGCCTTGAAGGCAAATTTGCTTACCATTATCTCTCTCGAAGCTCCAAG GATGAATGGGTGATTTCTAGGGTTTTTCAGAAGAGCGGAGCCGGAGCTACAACTGGATCGGGTTCTAGAGTTGTAATCGGGTCGAAGAAGACCCGAATGAGCTCCAGTACCAGCATGAGCCTCTACCAGGAACCAAGCTCTCCTTCCTCGGTTTCACTCCCGCCACTGCTCGACTCATCTTCACCGTTCCCTCCCAGCAACACTGTTACTACTACGATTACCGACCGTGACGGCTGTTCTTACGACGGCCAAATCCCGAGGGAGCACGTGTCCTGTTTCTCCACCTTCGCCGCCGGCACTGCCGGCAGCAACAACGGCAGCAGCTTCAACAACTGCTTTGACCAACTGACTCATCATCAGACTCTTCAAACACCGCCGCTCTTCCCGAGGAACGCCTCCGTCGCATGCGACGGTGGTGGAGTCTCGGCCTTCCCGAGCCTCAGGTCCCTCCAGGAGAATCTCCAGCTGCCATTTCTCTTCCCTGCTCCGGCGCCTGTTCAGCCACCGTACTTTCACGGCGGAGGACCCGTTTCCGAGTTCTCCGGCTGCAACTCCACCGGGAATTGGCCAGCTGTGGTTAACGATGATGTTAAGACCGTCGGCGGCACTGAGCTCGACTGCATGTGGTCTTACTGA